A segment of the Puntigrus tetrazona isolate hp1 unplaced genomic scaffold, ASM1883169v1 S000000764, whole genome shotgun sequence genome:
GTGAAAGAGGGCACAGTCTCAGgttttggaatatttaaaagaaatacagtTAGTAGACGTCTGCTTTATGGACATGTCCAGATACATCCACTTGATGAATGTAATTCAGTAGGTTTGCCTGTCACTGATAATATGATCTGTGCTGGAGGAGACGAAGTAGACAGTTGTCAGGGTGATAGTGGTGGTCCTTTGTTTTCTCCTGTTCTGGGCTACGGGTCTCTAGAAAAGCCCTATAGTCTTACAGGCATTGTATCATGGGGCCCTTCTGGATGTGGGCATGAAGGCTTTAAAGGCTACTATACTAAAATCCAAAACTGCCTGGATTGGATCAAGGAAACCATGGAAAACAACTAATATGAAATCACTGAAATAATATACACCTACACCTGTTGTTAATTTTACCATCTGCTGTATCTGATTAACATATACCCATCTGCTATTTTCACATAATCACattgaattttaaaacttttgtaTTAAGTTGTTTTATACTAACCAGTAAAAGAGTTTACATTACACTGAAACAATTTCAGTCTCTTATTtcctatttttataaaaaaatgttttggccATTTTTGTCTAATGTTAGTAACATTAAAACCTTATTTCATAAGTAATCCAGCAGGTAAAGTGTCATGGGCTGCCCAGCCTGCCCATATCtctgttttttatgtttttagcagTTGTGCCAGATTAGTATTCCTATTCAGCCAAATCAAACAAACCtgacttttgttgttttaaaggttttctgTCTTTGTTGCATCCAATCTCAAACAGCGaagatttataaaatatgattcattacctcaaagaacattttttgcatCTCACAAGACTGGAAACATCTGTAATCTGTAAATAAAAGATGCAGAAAATGATCTCTGTAAACTTTAACCCTTACTGAGTAAATAAGTTTAAAGCGCATGGTTTACGGGAAAAGTagtcacatctctctctctctctctatctttcttcTACCATAGCCAAATCAAACAAGTTTACCTTTTTTGATGACTTTTAGACTTTTGTTCTCTCTTATGTGATTGTTAACCACATACTCTTTATCGCAAGAAAACCTCATGCAAACCTCATTGCATTAACAGTTTAGTCAAACCGCTAAAGTCATCTGCATATTTGTTATGGACAGAGTTCATCTAATAATCTGGTAAGTTGTTTCTAGGTATTATCTTCAAATTTGCATATATTACAAAGTAGAAGTATAAATTGTGTGATTacttagttaaaaataatttgtggaTGTCAACGCTTTGTAACAGTCTTTTTagtaaatgaactaaattattcCAGAAACACGACTGATATTgatctttttctgttttctactGAAACACTGATTCAGCCTGCTGTGggcatgtgtaaatgtgtgcgATGGTGAGCCAGCCATGTTTGGGGAGGTGTCTTCTCCACAGTACCCTCAACCCTATCCAGCAAACCTCCAGAAACAATGGGACCTGGAGGTGCCACAAGGCTACCAACTCCAGCTGACGTTCAATCACCTTGACATTGAGTCCTCTCCAGACTGTTACTACGATTCTGTCACTGTTAGTAAAACTTCATCTTAGAGCTTGTATCATGTGGATGTCTTTATACACAAGTGCTGTGACCTCATTTGAGTTGCACAATCCATacttgtttattgttttgttgtatgACTTTTTGTTGAAGTATGACTTTTTGttgaaataacagaaaaaagtaatacttCATGCACTACATTAGGTTTGTGTCATTGTGACTACTATCATTTAGACATTGATTAAGCAAGGCCTATCTGTTTTGGAATATTTTAGCACATGTGTTTTATACATGCAGGTTGTGTCTAGTGAGAAGGTTCTGGGGAAGTTCTGTGGCCAGAATTCCACAGACCGGCTCCATCCAGGAGACACACCCATCTTGGCTCCTGGTAACCGCCTGCAGCTGATTTTTCAAACGGATGACTCAAATCACGAGTCACACTTGGGATTCACTGCATTCTACCAGGCTGTTGGTGAGTCATGTTTGAAGCAAGACAGTTGGAGCATGTTTACCTCTCTAATATTCTATAAGGATGCAAAACAGCTCTTTTACACAGCGGTTCTAGAATGTAATGGCTGAGTTGTGGTGTATAACTCCATTTGCCTTTGTTGGTGAAATCCATACAGCCCTGTGTGGGTATTAAAAGTATAGATTTTCCAGTGATTGCAGCTGTTCCAGCTGTTTCCATCGGTTTTTGAGATACAGAAGAAAAACTGAATAGAAATGAGAagtgatgatttttttataagaaGATATGCACAAAACTGAATAAACTGCATTCTTAAACATGACACATCTGAGGCGCAACTAATATTTTATGTAGCAATAAAGAACCACTCTGTCTTTAGCAGTTGCAGTAATTTTCATTGTATATATTCTGTGTTCTGTAAATTTAATTCAAAGACAAATTCACTACTTTGGATGGAAAATGATGCCATGTACAATATCGATACACCATATTagcgagtcattgaatcatttactcacccatttgatttaaaaaaaaaattctgactcACATTTGTGATTGTTGCTACAATCGTTTTATATATTCCCCAATTATatgttgctttggataaaaccaACATGCTGCATATTGGAACAGCCATACTGTTGCTTGTGTTCTATTATGgtatttagttaaataaataattaaataattagtaaatgtttaatgctCCTATACCTGTTCCCATAGATATAGATGAGTGTTCCTCTTCCAATGTGGAAAATGGTTCACCATGTTCACAGATATGTCTTAACACCCTTGGCTCCTACCTGTGCGCCTGTTACCATGGTTACACATTACGGCCTGACCAACGCACCTGCGTCTGTGAGTGTGTCCATTAATAAAAGCCCAGGTGCTGTGATCTTTATATTTCCAGCACACAGTTCA
Coding sequences within it:
- the LOC122335341 gene encoding mannan-binding lectin serine protease 1-like — protein: MDRVHLIICLLWACVNVCDGEPAMFGEVSSPQYPQPYPANLQKQWDLEVPQGYQLQLTFNHLDIESSPDCYYDSVTVVSSEKVLGKFCGQNSTDRLHPGDTPILAPGNRLQLIFQTDDSNHESHLGFTAFYQAVDIDECSSSNVENGSPCSQICLNTLGSYLCACYHGYTLRPDQRTCVLECGGGVHSELEGTISSPGFPDTSPLDLDCIYTISVQPGFMITLNFSQNFHIEQIYSQGESCLFHWLQVCFC